The following are from one region of the Sandaracinus amylolyticus genome:
- a CDS encoding vitamin K epoxide reductase family protein, with the protein MTQRVLAAIVAVAAALGFAFAAVSTSDFVAHLDRQVHGIHCSFLPGVGAADVSGTTGCHVTLMSPYSSVMRESVWGGIPISLPAMAVFAYLVFFPLALIALRRTGDRRATGFLLAATTLPLLASIVMGWISLTELDAACKLCIGIYTTSTIAFFAALALFVVAVRSPASASATSTRGGDFERLGPAPRIAARGKRLDGGGYAPEQTIPADETVRDPVALGHAPTIDVASAEEVAGQPRRLATASEMDRRGAPDRRFGNTPSRASNDAPVGWGVLGAAFGLGVLFVVLPVVAYAANAPDFDHYLGACGTLPSPADPHRVLVPLGPQTRPLAVTEVLDPLCPACRGFEQRFSGLESASQVSRRALLFPLDSECNWMVDRPIHPGACAISEAILCAGEGADEVLAWSFEEQEAIRTATTSDPGAAARMASARFPALARCIGSPEVRARLNRALRWAVANQLPVLTPQVYVGDTRICDADTDLGLDWTLARLLERSASR; encoded by the coding sequence ATGACGCAAAGGGTTCTCGCCGCGATCGTCGCGGTCGCGGCCGCGCTGGGGTTCGCCTTCGCCGCGGTCTCGACATCCGACTTCGTCGCGCACCTCGATCGTCAGGTCCACGGCATCCACTGCTCGTTCCTGCCCGGCGTCGGCGCGGCCGACGTGAGCGGGACGACGGGATGCCACGTGACGCTGATGAGCCCGTACTCGTCGGTCATGCGCGAGAGCGTGTGGGGCGGCATCCCGATCTCGCTGCCCGCGATGGCGGTGTTCGCGTACCTGGTGTTCTTCCCGCTCGCGCTGATCGCGCTGCGGCGCACCGGGGATCGACGCGCGACGGGCTTCCTGCTCGCGGCGACGACCCTGCCGCTGCTCGCGTCGATCGTGATGGGCTGGATCTCGCTCACCGAGCTCGACGCGGCGTGCAAGCTCTGCATCGGCATCTACACCACGAGCACCATCGCGTTCTTCGCGGCGCTCGCGCTCTTCGTCGTCGCGGTGCGCAGCCCGGCGTCGGCGAGCGCGACCTCGACGCGCGGCGGCGACTTCGAGCGGCTGGGCCCGGCCCCGCGCATCGCCGCGCGCGGCAAGCGCCTCGACGGCGGTGGGTACGCGCCCGAGCAGACGATCCCGGCCGACGAGACGGTGCGCGATCCGGTCGCGCTCGGTCACGCGCCCACGATCGACGTCGCGTCCGCCGAGGAGGTCGCGGGCCAGCCGCGCCGTCTCGCGACCGCGAGCGAGATGGATCGCCGCGGCGCGCCCGATCGCCGGTTCGGCAACACGCCGTCGCGCGCGTCCAACGACGCGCCGGTCGGCTGGGGCGTGCTCGGCGCGGCGTTCGGGCTCGGCGTGCTCTTCGTCGTGCTCCCGGTCGTCGCGTACGCGGCGAACGCGCCCGACTTCGATCACTACCTCGGCGCGTGCGGCACGCTGCCCTCGCCCGCCGATCCCCATCGCGTGCTCGTGCCGCTGGGCCCCCAGACCCGCCCGCTCGCGGTCACCGAGGTGCTCGATCCGCTGTGCCCCGCGTGCCGCGGCTTCGAGCAGCGCTTCAGCGGGCTCGAGAGCGCGTCGCAGGTGTCGCGTCGCGCGCTGCTCTTCCCGCTCGACAGCGAGTGCAACTGGATGGTCGATCGTCCGATCCACCCCGGCGCCTGCGCGATCTCCGAGGCGATCCTCTGCGCCGGTGAAGGCGCCGACGAGGTGCTCGCCTGGTCGTTCGAGGAGCAGGAGGCGATCCGCACCGCGACCACCAGCGATCCCGGCGCGGCCGCGCGCATGGCGAGCGCACGCTTCCCCGCGCTCGCGCGGTGCATCGGCTCGCCCGAGGTCCGCGCGCGCCTCAACCGCGCGCTGCGCTGGGCCGTCGCGAACCAGCTGCCGGTGCTCACGCCGCAGGTCTACGTGGGCGACACGCGCATCTGCGACGCCGACACCGACCTCGGGCTCGACTGGACGCTGGCCCGCCTTCTCGAGAGGAGCGCGTCGCGATGA
- a CDS encoding TlpA family protein disulfide reductase: MISAALAAAGCGGEEATITPEGAAPVAPSRVEAVAARDDDPARRFCDVSAAVGEGRELALPPLEGPSAPTSGWRWINVWATWCAPCVEELPRIVAWRARLAEEGTPIEPYFVSVDGSAEDVATWRGAHPDAPESARMTDPAGLSPFFASLGLDAATSIPIHALVDPTGHVRCVRAGAVAERDYATVRAILRTR; this comes from the coding sequence ATGATCTCGGCCGCCCTCGCGGCCGCGGGGTGTGGGGGAGAAGAAGCGACGATCACGCCGGAGGGAGCGGCGCCCGTCGCTCCATCGCGCGTGGAGGCGGTGGCGGCGCGCGACGACGATCCGGCGCGTCGCTTCTGCGACGTGTCGGCGGCAGTGGGCGAAGGACGCGAGCTCGCGCTCCCGCCGCTCGAGGGCCCGAGCGCGCCGACGAGCGGATGGCGGTGGATCAACGTGTGGGCGACGTGGTGCGCGCCGTGTGTCGAGGAGCTGCCGCGCATCGTCGCGTGGCGCGCGCGGCTCGCGGAGGAAGGCACGCCGATCGAGCCGTACTTCGTGTCGGTCGACGGGAGCGCCGAGGACGTCGCGACGTGGCGCGGGGCGCACCCCGACGCGCCGGAGTCGGCGCGGATGACCGACCCGGCCGGGCTCTCGCCGTTCTTCGCATCGCTCGGGCTCGACGCGGCGACGTCGATCCCGATCCACGCGCTGGTCGATCCGACCGGCCACGTGCGCTGCGTGCGCGCGGGCGCGGTCGCGGAGCGCGACTACGCGACGGTGCGGGCGATCCTCAGGACGCGCTGA
- a CDS encoding tetratricopeptide repeat protein: MLRAFASWLFVVALLAPSLTRAQARELSPAEVEEARALFVAGSAAVESGRWADAVSSFERAYELTGAPSALYNLGLALRALGRHREARDAFDRLLTAHTLDDEDLRREVSQMRGEEAARVAVLELVGLDPDARHAIRFDGRDLADDGARPLDVETDAGSHTLIAEREGFRPFVWEGQLADGERRSVRAMFEPVATAGASDDTALHVVLVVSAIAAVAAGGAVLGYVLYEDAQVRPLYDQRVEP; this comes from the coding sequence ATGCTTCGCGCCTTCGCTTCGTGGCTCTTCGTCGTCGCGCTGCTCGCACCCTCGCTCACACGAGCGCAGGCGCGCGAGCTCTCGCCCGCCGAGGTCGAAGAGGCGCGCGCGCTCTTCGTCGCGGGCTCGGCCGCGGTCGAGAGCGGACGCTGGGCGGACGCGGTGAGCAGCTTCGAGCGCGCCTACGAGCTCACCGGCGCGCCCTCGGCGCTCTACAACCTCGGGCTCGCGCTGCGCGCCCTCGGCCGTCATCGCGAGGCGCGCGACGCGTTCGATCGCCTGCTCACCGCCCACACCCTCGACGACGAAGATCTGCGCCGCGAGGTCTCGCAGATGCGCGGCGAAGAAGCGGCGCGCGTCGCGGTGCTCGAGCTCGTCGGGCTCGATCCCGATGCGCGCCACGCGATCCGGTTCGACGGTCGCGACCTCGCCGACGACGGCGCGCGCCCGCTCGACGTCGAGACCGACGCGGGCAGCCACACGCTGATCGCCGAGCGCGAGGGGTTCCGCCCGTTCGTGTGGGAAGGCCAGCTCGCCGACGGAGAGCGACGCTCGGTGCGCGCGATGTTCGAGCCGGTCGCGACTGCGGGCGCGAGCGACGACACCGCGCTGCACGTGGTGCTCGTGGTCTCCGCGATCGCCGCGGTCGCGGCGGGCGGCGCGGTCCTCGGGTACGTGCTCTACGAGGACGCGCAGGTGCGCCCGCTCTACGACCAGCGGGTGGAGCCGTGA
- a CDS encoding serine/threonine-protein kinase, which translates to MTPASELPGEPSYGRYETLFRIAAGGMAEVYAARARGEAGFEKLVALKRMLPHLSSDERFVAMFMDEGRLAANISSPHVVSTLDLGRASDGSLYLVMELVVGVTLTTLVRNALRAGEKIPIDVAVELIAQTAHGLHDAHEATTPYGEPLHIVHRDVSPQNILVGADGRVRITDFGVARATQRSTQTTTGEIKGKLAYFSPEQCANATLDRRSDVFSLATVAWETLTGDRLFFADNPMAIFDRVTKMAIPDATTLRPELPAAISAVITRGLARDRETRFATAGDFERALRDAARVCEVVAPPGAVSRFVRAHGGDPLARMEARIRASHATSEAGRVSAPPGETPPSHSGMVARAARPVEPEDVALHEQHTVVTPPPVDLPLPPRRRTTAIALWALAIVTAAGIGVWLAVAQRDPAMVATPITTPPPSPVASAPEPPPEVAAPTPEVPATSAPPAPTVEAPVAPRRASRDRRRADPTPTTARAPEPAPEPARAPSEPAATTPERPRGSKLLSLDQFDRDLGGH; encoded by the coding sequence ATGACGCCCGCCAGCGAGCTGCCCGGCGAGCCGAGCTACGGCCGCTACGAGACCCTCTTCCGCATCGCCGCGGGCGGCATGGCGGAGGTGTACGCGGCGCGCGCGAGGGGCGAGGCGGGCTTCGAGAAGCTCGTCGCGCTCAAGCGCATGCTCCCGCACCTCTCGAGCGACGAGCGCTTCGTCGCGATGTTCATGGACGAGGGACGCCTCGCCGCGAACATCTCGAGCCCGCACGTGGTCTCGACGCTCGATCTCGGTCGCGCGTCGGACGGCTCGCTCTACCTCGTGATGGAGCTCGTCGTCGGCGTCACGCTGACCACGCTCGTGCGCAACGCGCTGCGGGCCGGCGAGAAGATCCCGATCGACGTCGCGGTCGAGCTGATCGCCCAGACCGCGCACGGTCTCCACGATGCGCACGAGGCGACCACGCCGTACGGCGAGCCGCTGCACATCGTGCATCGCGACGTCTCGCCGCAGAACATCCTGGTCGGCGCCGACGGCCGGGTGCGCATCACCGACTTCGGCGTCGCGCGCGCGACCCAGCGCTCGACCCAGACCACGACCGGCGAGATCAAGGGCAAGCTCGCGTACTTCTCGCCCGAGCAGTGCGCGAACGCGACGCTCGATCGCCGCAGCGACGTGTTCTCGCTCGCGACCGTCGCGTGGGAGACCCTCACCGGGGATCGGCTCTTCTTCGCCGACAACCCGATGGCGATCTTCGATCGCGTCACGAAGATGGCGATCCCCGACGCGACCACGCTGCGCCCCGAGCTGCCCGCGGCGATCTCGGCGGTGATCACCCGCGGCCTGGCGCGCGATCGCGAGACCCGCTTCGCGACCGCGGGCGACTTCGAGCGTGCGCTGCGCGACGCGGCGCGGGTGTGCGAGGTGGTCGCGCCCCCGGGCGCGGTGTCGCGCTTCGTGCGGGCCCACGGCGGCGATCCGCTCGCGAGGATGGAGGCGCGCATCCGCGCGTCCCACGCGACGAGCGAGGCCGGACGCGTCTCCGCGCCCCCGGGCGAGACGCCGCCCTCGCACAGCGGCATGGTCGCGCGCGCCGCGCGGCCGGTGGAGCCCGAGGACGTCGCGCTGCACGAGCAGCACACCGTCGTCACGCCGCCGCCGGTGGACCTCCCGCTGCCGCCGCGCCGGCGCACCACCGCGATCGCGCTGTGGGCCCTGGCGATCGTCACCGCGGCGGGCATCGGGGTGTGGCTCGCGGTCGCCCAGCGCGATCCGGCGATGGTCGCCACCCCGATCACGACGCCGCCCCCGAGCCCGGTCGCGTCCGCGCCCGAGCCGCCCCCCGAGGTCGCGGCACCGACGCCCGAGGTGCCCGCGACGAGCGCCCCGCCCGCGCCCACCGTCGAGGCCCCGGTCGCCCCGCGCCGCGCCTCGCGCGACCGTCGCCGCGCCGATCCGACCCCGACGACCGCCCGCGCGCCCGAGCCGGCGCCCGAGCCCGCCCGCGCCCCGAGCGAGCCCGCGGCGACGACCCCCGAGCGCCCCCGCGGGAGCAAGCTGCTGTCCCTCGACCAGTTCGATCGTGACCTGGGCGGTCACTAG
- a CDS encoding helix-turn-helix domain-containing protein: protein MQSHDDEAPEDLRVSRLAHDSGRYVVFSWPERKPPAEDGTAAPPLTAAERAVHALLLVGLSDAEIAELRGTTRSTVTKQVDAVFRKIGVRSRRELIARGRV, encoded by the coding sequence GTGCAATCTCACGACGACGAGGCGCCGGAGGACCTGAGGGTCTCGCGGCTCGCCCACGATTCCGGGAGATACGTGGTGTTCAGCTGGCCCGAACGGAAGCCGCCCGCCGAGGACGGAACCGCCGCGCCGCCGCTGACTGCTGCGGAGCGCGCGGTGCACGCGCTCCTGTTGGTCGGGCTCTCCGACGCCGAGATCGCGGAGCTCCGCGGGACGACGCGGAGCACCGTGACCAAGCAGGTCGACGCGGTGTTCCGCAAGATCGGCGTGCGGTCGCGGCGCGAGCTGATCGCGCGCGGCCGGGTCTGA
- a CDS encoding helix-turn-helix transcriptional regulator, with amino-acid sequence MSVVERAYDLEAPEELWVEGLLASAAPLLDAGHGLMGCVFDFTGPEGAPHARSAAAVAGPEEWTTGWRAGWWQHVVHGLPRQVWIDALSFGPVAYASHAAEGVAQRIATFEEMLTTLGSKGFAHLFGRTFTPAPESRYVSYPEALGVIASDPAGHSVGIFANRSANVVRPAGRVLRRTWSRVAAHVAAAHRLRRRLGTGSPLERADVVMAPGGRVVHAEGEAAQPERLEMLRHAAIAIDRARTTRVRATDEAFELWRALHDGRWSITDTFDHDGRRFLVARENEPASDPAPSLSRREQQVIDLLALGHSNKLIAYDLGISTSSVATHLRRAADKIGLSTTRDLVRWARGRRRPLER; translated from the coding sequence ATGAGCGTCGTCGAGCGCGCCTACGATCTCGAGGCGCCGGAAGAGCTCTGGGTCGAGGGTCTGCTCGCCTCCGCCGCACCACTGCTCGACGCGGGTCACGGGCTGATGGGGTGCGTGTTCGACTTCACCGGGCCCGAGGGCGCTCCACACGCGCGCTCCGCGGCCGCGGTCGCGGGGCCCGAGGAGTGGACGACCGGCTGGCGCGCCGGCTGGTGGCAGCACGTGGTGCACGGGCTGCCGCGCCAGGTCTGGATCGATGCGCTCTCGTTCGGCCCGGTCGCCTACGCGTCGCACGCCGCCGAGGGCGTCGCCCAGCGCATCGCCACGTTCGAGGAGATGCTCACGACCCTCGGGAGCAAGGGGTTCGCCCACCTGTTCGGCCGCACCTTCACCCCCGCGCCCGAGAGCCGCTACGTCTCGTACCCCGAGGCGCTCGGCGTCATCGCGAGCGATCCCGCGGGCCACAGCGTCGGGATCTTCGCCAACCGCAGCGCCAACGTGGTCCGTCCGGCGGGGCGCGTCCTGCGCCGCACCTGGTCCCGCGTCGCCGCGCACGTCGCGGCGGCCCACCGGCTGCGGCGACGGCTCGGCACCGGGTCTCCGCTCGAGCGCGCCGACGTGGTGATGGCGCCGGGCGGGCGCGTGGTGCACGCCGAGGGCGAGGCCGCACAGCCCGAGCGCCTCGAGATGCTGCGCCACGCCGCCATCGCGATCGATCGCGCGCGCACCACCCGCGTTCGCGCCACCGACGAGGCGTTCGAGCTCTGGCGCGCGCTGCACGACGGCCGCTGGTCGATCACCGACACCTTCGATCACGACGGCCGCCGCTTCCTCGTCGCGCGGGAGAACGAGCCGGCGAGCGACCCCGCGCCCTCGCTCTCGCGGCGCGAGCAGCAGGTCATCGACCTGCTCGCGCTCGGCCACTCCAACAAGCTGATCGCCTACGACCTCGGGATCTCCACCTCGAGCGTCGCCACCCACCTGCGCCGCGCCGCCGACAAGATCGGGCTCTCGACGACGCGCGACCTCGTGCGCTGGGCGCGCGGCCGGCGTAGACCCCTCGAGCGATGA
- a CDS encoding radical SAM protein, producing the protein MIEIAGEARSQWNRRFAIRLHDGAEVEAVLYRGDTLCVSSQVGCAVRCPFCASGANGLARGLELEELRAQVEQVEALGVALRGVTVSGVGEPLHNAARVTEFVTWCKERGTPASLTTSGGPTTKLATFLKDVPHHGLTISVHAGTEPTRARLVPHAPTLDALFTTITEALPHLSRRRRKKTALAYLLIAGENDGDDELDAFSARAAPLDLPVHLYALNEVPTSAMRGPGRARYEEAYARLCAAGLVVRMSSQARIEANGGCGTLIALRRRTTS; encoded by the coding sequence ATGATCGAGATCGCGGGCGAAGCGCGCTCGCAGTGGAACCGGCGCTTCGCGATCCGGCTGCACGACGGGGCCGAGGTCGAGGCCGTGCTCTACCGGGGCGACACGCTCTGCGTGTCCTCGCAGGTCGGGTGCGCGGTGCGCTGTCCGTTCTGCGCGTCGGGCGCGAACGGGCTGGCGCGCGGGCTCGAGCTCGAGGAGCTGCGCGCGCAGGTCGAGCAGGTCGAGGCGCTCGGGGTCGCGCTGCGCGGGGTGACCGTCTCGGGCGTGGGCGAGCCGCTCCACAACGCAGCGCGGGTCACCGAGTTCGTCACGTGGTGCAAGGAGCGCGGCACGCCCGCCAGCCTCACGACCTCGGGCGGTCCGACCACCAAGCTCGCGACGTTCTTGAAGGACGTGCCCCACCACGGCCTCACCATCTCGGTGCACGCCGGCACCGAGCCCACGCGCGCGCGGCTCGTCCCTCACGCCCCGACGCTCGACGCCCTCTTCACCACGATCACCGAGGCCCTGCCCCACCTCTCGCGACGACGTCGCAAGAAGACCGCCCTCGCCTACCTGCTGATCGCCGGCGAGAACGACGGCGACGACGAGCTCGACGCGTTCTCGGCGCGCGCGGCCCCGCTCGATCTGCCGGTGCACCTCTACGCGCTCAACGAGGTCCCGACGAGCGCCATGCGCGGCCCCGGTCGTGCTCGCTACGAAGAAGCCTATGCGCGGCTGTGCGCGGCAGGCCTCGTGGTCCGCATGTCCTCCCAGGCGCGCATCGAGGCCAACGGGGGCTGCGGCACGCTGATCGCCCTGCGCCGGCGCACGACCTCCTGA
- the tolQ gene encoding protein TolQ — protein MGSLFLQAAATAPHRLDPMQLILHASLVVKLVMLVLAGMSLFCWFIIGTKLVRMTAAQRTSARFLDVFWSKEEGNVWGPERLEAIYARLGGLEGSPLARVFHAGYVELAKVSQAGANAGDIENVERSLRRAQAGEMTRLENQLPFLATTGSVGPFIGLFGTVWGIMNSFLSIGAERGATLDVVAPGIAEALIATAIGLLAAIPAVMAYNYFIRRIRVIEAETEAFAIDYLNIVRRHFLT, from the coding sequence ATGGGATCTCTCTTCCTCCAGGCCGCCGCGACGGCGCCTCACCGGCTCGACCCGATGCAGCTCATCCTGCACGCGTCGCTCGTCGTGAAGCTGGTCATGCTGGTCCTCGCCGGCATGTCGCTCTTCTGCTGGTTCATCATCGGGACGAAGCTCGTCCGCATGACGGCCGCGCAGCGCACCAGCGCGCGCTTCCTCGACGTCTTCTGGAGCAAGGAAGAAGGCAACGTGTGGGGCCCCGAGCGCCTCGAGGCGATCTACGCGCGCCTCGGTGGCCTCGAAGGCTCGCCCCTCGCGCGGGTCTTCCACGCCGGGTACGTCGAGCTCGCGAAGGTCTCGCAGGCGGGCGCCAATGCGGGCGACATCGAGAACGTCGAGCGCTCGCTGCGTCGCGCGCAGGCGGGCGAGATGACGCGCCTCGAGAACCAGCTCCCGTTCCTCGCGACGACGGGCTCGGTCGGCCCCTTCATCGGTCTCTTCGGGACCGTGTGGGGCATCATGAACTCGTTCCTCTCGATCGGCGCCGAGCGCGGCGCGACGCTCGACGTCGTGGCGCCCGGCATCGCGGAGGCGCTCATCGCGACGGCGATCGGCCTCCTCGCCGCGATCCCCGCGGTCATGGCCTACAACTACTTCATCCGCCGCATCCGCGTGATCGAGGCCGAGACCGAAGCGTTCGCGATCGACTACCTCAACATCGTGCGCCGACACTTTCTGACCTGA
- a CDS encoding ExbD/TolR family protein has translation MAMSTGGGGGRAPLSEINVTPLVDVMLVLLIIFMVAAPMMTSGVQVDLPNADAPPMDIEPEQMMLSIDAQQRVFLGEAEVPMERLEEALRTNARLQEEDEIFVQADHTVPYGFVVRVFTAIRAAGVESVGLVTDPLSAPDQPAAPTP, from the coding sequence ATGGCCATGTCGACCGGAGGAGGCGGCGGACGCGCGCCGCTGAGCGAGATCAACGTGACGCCGCTGGTCGACGTCATGCTGGTGCTCCTCATCATCTTCATGGTGGCGGCACCCATGATGACGTCGGGTGTGCAGGTCGATCTGCCGAACGCCGACGCACCGCCGATGGACATCGAGCCCGAGCAGATGATGCTCAGCATCGACGCGCAGCAGCGCGTCTTCCTGGGCGAGGCCGAGGTGCCGATGGAGCGCCTCGAGGAAGCGCTGCGCACCAACGCGCGGTTGCAGGAAGAGGACGAGATCTTCGTGCAGGCCGACCACACCGTGCCCTACGGCTTCGTGGTGCGCGTGTTCACCGCGATCCGCGCCGCCGGCGTGGAGAGCGTCGGCCTGGTCACCGATCCGCTGAGCGCGCCCGATCAGCCCGCTGCCCCGACGCCCTGA
- a CDS encoding TonB C-terminal domain-containing protein, protein MNHVASTPLHLDDADFRPRSLFDRATPSPAQIAAGAVTALAVHVGLPLIVVAFVGVLAAVGALEEEPTELPPVEQVIQARFLQRGEILDANQLPNRRVPILRTDVPEPGPSKRAPTEPVQPQEHERQRDSVADALQRLSDDAQIFAEAEERRVQEGDPDGIEGGDREASEGDRYAGILRNFFTRGWNVPTTMDRDLVRSLVAVATVDIGEDLKITSFRMTRPSGNPEFDLSVEQQLQRLVDGQAVIPPPPEEVAAQYVGRGITVRFHGRDLR, encoded by the coding sequence ATGAATCACGTCGCGAGCACGCCCCTGCATCTCGATGACGCGGACTTCCGGCCGCGCTCGCTCTTCGATCGCGCCACGCCCTCGCCCGCGCAGATCGCGGCAGGCGCGGTGACCGCGCTCGCGGTGCACGTCGGGCTCCCGCTGATCGTCGTCGCGTTCGTCGGTGTGCTCGCCGCAGTGGGCGCGCTCGAGGAAGAGCCGACCGAGCTCCCGCCGGTCGAGCAGGTGATCCAGGCGCGTTTCCTCCAGCGCGGCGAGATCCTCGATGCGAATCAGCTCCCGAACCGTCGGGTGCCGATCCTCCGCACCGACGTCCCCGAGCCTGGCCCCAGCAAGCGCGCGCCGACCGAGCCGGTCCAGCCCCAGGAGCACGAGCGCCAGCGCGACTCGGTCGCCGACGCGCTCCAGCGCCTGAGCGACGACGCGCAGATCTTCGCCGAAGCCGAAGAGCGCCGGGTCCAGGAAGGCGATCCCGACGGCATCGAGGGCGGCGATCGCGAAGCGAGCGAGGGTGATCGCTACGCCGGCATCCTTCGGAATTTCTTCACGCGCGGCTGGAACGTCCCCACCACGATGGACCGCGACCTCGTCCGCTCGCTCGTCGCGGTCGCGACCGTGGACATCGGCGAGGACCTCAAGATCACGAGCTTCCGCATGACTCGGCCGAGCGGGAACCCGGAGTTCGACCTGTCGGTGGAACAGCAGCTCCAGCGCCTCGTCGACGGCCAGGCGGTGATCCCGCCGCCGCCCGAAGAGGTCGCGGCTCAGTACGTCGGTCGAGGGATCACCGTTCGTTTCCACGGCCGCGACCTGCGCTGA